The stretch of DNA TCTTCGCGTGGTTGGGCCTGGTCGCCCTGGGGGGGATCGTCACCGCCGGTTTGACCGGAATGGCCGGGCTCCGTTCCGCTTCGGGGATGTTCAGCGCCCTGGGCAACGTCGGGCCCTGCTATATCTCCCAGGCCGAACTCGGCGCCCTCCCGGCGGCGGTCAAGGCGGTCTATATCGTGGGAATGCTGGCGGGG from bacterium encodes:
- a CDS encoding TrkH family potassium uptake protein; this encodes FAWLGLVALGGIVTAGLTGMAGLRSASGMFSALGNVGPCYISQAELGALPAAVKAVYIVGMLAGRLEIIPVLLFFIPRSWRS